From the genome of Lutzomyia longipalpis isolate SR_M1_2022 chromosome 2, ASM2433408v1, one region includes:
- the LOC129791110 gene encoding structural maintenance of chromosomes protein 3 — MHIKQVIIQGFKSYRETTIVEPFDKRHNVVVGRNGSGKSNFFYAIQFVLSDEFTHLRPEQRQALLHEGTGARVMSAYVEIIFDNSDNRVPIDKEEICLRRVIGAKKDQYFLNKKVVPRTEVVNLLESAGFSNSNPYYIVKQGKINEMATAADAQRLKLLREVAGTRVYDERKEESMNILRETEGKVEKITEFLTTIEDRLKTLEEEKEELKEYQKWDKARRTLEYIIYETELKDTKKQLEDLEQQRRSSGDKQKQLLQEVQKAQEKIKGIQKNLKDAKKEVTAAKEDRSVLSAEQQQLLREKTKLDLTINDLTDEVQGDNKSKERAEQELERLKVTISEKEKELEDVRPRYEAMRRKEEEYSRELALKEQKRKELYAKQGRGSQFSSRDERDKWIQNELKSLNKQIKDKISHQNKLTEDLKRDATKQKELEKKIEDHGQEVEQLRQQIDEHNKHFYELKKKKDHYQAARNELWRKETQITQTLSSHKEELAKADQALRSMAGKPILNGRDSVRKVLDSFKQRGGHFADIANSYYGPVIENFNCDKTIYTAVEVTAGNRLFHHIVESDRVGTQILKEMNKQKLPGEVTFMPLNRLQAKIHDYPDDPDSIPMISKLKYEEQYDKALRYIFGKILICRNLERATELAKSTGLDCVTLEGDQASSKGCLTGGYFNTSRSRLEMQKKRSEYMEYIRDNEEELATLCAELKQTESSINSVVSEMQKTETKQGKSKDIFDKVQADIRLMKEELTRIERFRNPKERSLAQCKANLEAMNSTKEGLESELHQELMAQLSTQDQREVDQLNDDIRRLNQENKEAFSARMTLEVTKNKLENLLTNNLFRRRDELVQALQEISVEDRKRQLNNCRNELGATDKRINKVNKDLENMDKRVQDAVKLQKSMQKELEAYTLMEKEAQEKIDDDSKRLEKWTAKENLLHQKIEDATEKIASLGALPQADPAYTRMSLKSLFRELEKANQHLKKYNHVNKKALDQFLSFSEQKEKLCKRKEELDIGDQKIRELMQNLEMRKVEAIQFTFTQVAQNFTKVFKKLVPQGSGNLVLITKDRDRESIDPGVATSDAFTGIGIRVSFTGADAEMREMNQLSGGQKSLVALALIFSIQKCDPAPFYLFDEIDQALDAQHRKAVADMIHELSSKAQFITTTFRPELLENAHKFYGVKFRNKVSHIECVLKEEARDFVEDDQTHG, encoded by the exons ATGCACATTAAACAG GTTATTATACAAGGATTCAAGAGCTATCGCGAAACAACAATTGTTGAGCCCTTCGACAAGAGGCACAATGTAGTCGTGGGTCGTAATGGGTCCGGGAAGAGTAATTTCTTCTACG CGATCCAATTTGTTTTGAGCGATGAATTTACCCATCTACGTCCGGAGCAGCGACAGGCGCTCCTTCACGAGGGCACTGGGGCTCGCGTAATGTCCGCATATGTTGAgattatttttgacaattcCGACAATCGCGTTCCG atTGACAAGGAAGAGATCTGCCTGAGACGCGTCATTGGAGCAAAGAAAGATCAGTATTTCTTGAATAAGAAAGTCGTTCCACGGACTGAAGTTGTAAATCTGCTGGAATCTGCAGGCTTCTCCAATTCCAATCCGTATTACATTGTGAAACAAGGCAAGATCAATGAAATGGCCACAGCTGCTGATGCACAGAGGCTTAAATTGCTTCGAGAAGTTGCCGGGACGAGGGTTTACGATGAGCGCAAGGAGGAATCAATGAACATTCTGAGAGAGACTGAGGGGAAAGTGGAGAAGATCACGGAATTTCTCACGACAATTGAAGATCGACTGAAGACCCTGGAGGAGGAGAAGGAAGAACTGAAGGAGTACCAGAAGTGGGATAAAGCCCGAAGGACACTCGAGTATATAATCTACGAGACAGAGCTGAAGGATACGAAGAAGCAGCTTGAGGATTTGGAGCAGCAGCGTCGATCGTCGGGGGATAAGCAGAAGCAACTGCTGCAGGAAGTGCAAAAGGCACAGGAGAAGATTAAGGGGATCCAGAAGAATCTCAAGGATGCCAAGAAGGAGGTAACTGCAGCAAAGGAGGATCGATCGGTACTCTCAGCAGAGCAGCAGCAGCTTCTGCGGGAGAAAACAAAGCTCGATTTGACGATCAATGATCTGACGGATGAGGTGCAGGGAGATAATAAATCCAAGGAGCGAGCAGAGCAGGAACTTGAACGGCTCAAAGTGACAATTTCTGAGAAGGAGAAGGAGCTCGAGGATGTGAGGCCACGCTATGAAGCTATGCGTAGGAAGGAAGAAGAATATTCCCGGGAGCTTGCTCTGAAGGAGCAAAAGCGCAAGGAGTTGTACGCAAAACAGGGCAGAGGATCTCAGTTCTCTTCACGCGATGAGCGCGACAAATGGATTCAGAATGAGCTGAAGTCCCTCAATAAGCAGATAAAGGATAAGATTTCGCATCAAAACAAGTTGACGGAGGATCTCAAGCGTGACGCAACAAAGCAGAAGGAACTGGAGAAGAAGATTGAGGATCACGGGCAGGAAGTTGAGCAGCTGCGGCAGCAAATTGATGAGCACAACAAGCATTTCTATgagttgaagaagaagaaggatcACTACCAAGCTGCGAGGAATGAGCTGTGGCGCAAGGAGACACAAATCACACAGACGCTCTCGTCGCACAAGGAAGAGCTCGCAAAGGCCGATCAGGCACTACGTTCAATGGCGGGGAAGCCAATTCTCAACGGGCGGGACTCAGTGAGGAAGGTCCTGGATAGCTTCAAGCAGCGTGGTGGGCATTTTGCGGACATTGCAAACTCCTACTATGGGCCCGtaatagaaaacttcaattgCGACAAGACAATCTATACTGCAGTTGAAGTAACAGCCGGGAATCGTCTCTTCCATCACATTGTGGAGTCTGATCGTGTTGGCACGCAGATTCTCAAGGAGATGAATAAACAAAAACTCCCCGGAGAGGTGACTTTCATGCCCCTCAATCGTCTCCAAGCCAAAATTCACGACTACCCCGATGATCCGGACTCAATTCCCATGATAAGTAAGCTGAAGTACGAGGAGCAGTACGACAAGGCTCTACGCTACATCTTCGGGAAGATTCTCATCTGCCGTAATCTCGAGAGGGCAACTGAGCTGGCCAAGAGTACGGGGCTTGATTGTGTGACCCTCGAAGGGGATCAAGCTTCATCCAAGGGATGCCTAACAGGTGGCTACTTCAATACATCCCGTTCCCGGTTGGAGATGCAGAAGAAACGGAGTGAGTACATGGAGTACATTCGTGACAATGAGGAGGAACTCGCCACGCTGTGTGCTGAGTTAAAACAAACTGAGAGCAGCATCAATAGCGTCGTGTCGGAGATGCAGAAGACCGAAACGAAGCAGGGAAAGAGCAAGGATATCTTTGACAAAGTTCAAGCGGATATTCGACTAATGAAGGAGGAATTGACGCGCATTGAACGCTTCCGGAATCCCAAAGAGCGTTCCCTGGCACAGTGCAAGGCCAATTTGGAGGCGATGAACAGCACAAAGGAGGGGCTGGAGAGCGAGCTACATCAGGAATTGATGGCACAGCTCTCGACGCAGGATCAACGTGAAGTGGATCAGCTGAATGATGACATTCGACGTTTAAATCAGGAGAATAAGGAAGCCTTCAGTGCTCGTATGACGCTCGAAGTGACAAAGAATAAACTGGAGAATTTGCTGACAAATAACTTGTTCCGGCGACGTGATGAGCTTGTTCAGGCACTGCAGGAGATCTCAGTGGAGGATCGCAAGCGTCAGCTCAACAATTGTCGCAATGAGTTGGGAGCAACGGATAAGAGGATCAATAAAGTCAACAAGGATCTCGAGAATATGGATAAGAG AGTCCAAGATGCAGTGAAGTTGCAGAAATCCATGCAGAAGGAACTCGAGGCGTACACATTGATGGAGAAGGAGGCCCAAGAAAAGATTGACGATGACTCAAAACGCCTCGAGAAGTGGACGGCAAAGGAGAATCTTTTGCATCAGAAGATTGAGGATGCAACCGAGAAGATTGCCAGCTTGGGAGCTCTCCCACAGGCTGATCCCGCCTATACGAGGATGTCCCTCAAGAGC CTTTTCCGGGAACTTGAGAAAGCCAATCAGCATTTGAAGAAGTACAATCATGTGAATAAGAAGGCTCTCGATCAATTTTTGAGCTTCTCAGAGCAAAAGGAGAAGCTGTGCAAGCGCAAAGAGGAGTTGGATATTGGAGATCAGAAAATTCGTGAATTGATGCAGAATTTGGAGATGCGCAAAGTTGAGGCGATTCAGTTCACTTTCACGCAGGTGGCGCAGAATTTTACAAAGGTCTTCAAGAAGTTGGTGCCACAGGGTTCGGGGAATCTTGTCTTGATCACCAAGGACAGAGATCGCGAGAGTATTGATCCGGGAGTGGCGACGTCGGATGCTTTTACGGGAATCGGAATAAGGGTATCATTCACGGGAGCTGATGCAGAAATGCGTGAAATGAATCAATTGAGCGGTGGGCAGAAGTCTCTCGTAGCCTTGGCGCTCATCTTTTCCATTCAGAAATGCGATCCTGCTCCATTCTATCtatttgatgaaattgatCAG GCCCTTGATGCACAACATCGTAAAGCCGTCGCTGATATGATCCACGAATTGAGTAGCAAAGCTCAATTTATTACAACAACTTTCCGGCCGGAATTGCTGGAGAACGCCCACAAATTCTACGGTGTTAAATTCCGCAACAAGGTGAGTCACATTGAGTGCGTTCTAAAGGAAGAAGCAAGAGATTTCGTCGAAGACGATCAAACACACGGCTAA